TTGTATCTACATGGTAAATGTGATGCACCAATATCATCCTGACAAGCTTTGGATTATGAACCCTTTTTCTGCTTCCTacaccatctactcagatggcttctcttttttctgtgcTGCAAAAATTCCAATCATTATACTAATTTCTCAAGTCACTTGTTGTCAGAAATGATTAGCTCCATCATGATCACGACTTCAAGTTGCCATTGTGTATACTGTGTATACGAATGCAGCTGTTTTTCTGCCCATCGAAAGGAGGAAATGGTCTTAACTGAAAGGAAGCGGACACAATGGTTCCCTTCACTCTCAATATAATGAATATCGACGCTCAGCTCTTTTGAGATTTAAAGCCCTCTAAAGCAGAAGCTATAACGAGTATTATCTATGAATATTCTTATTAACTACTGTTATAAAAGTTTCTTCTGCAGTCAGAACTTTCCACTCTTATTTTATGACTGCAtcatatgtttttgtctttagtttAATATGCAGATTACTCTAGTGAAGTAAactacatttttctttcattatcaagttattttcagcatttaattctttgtattgtttgtaaaaggtaaaaaaacaattacagaaAAATGCTTCTCACATTTTAGATGCCTACAGATGTATGGTTAGGTTCAGTCACGACATCATTTCATGGTATTTTTCAGCTTTGAGTCCAGCATGTGACATGCAGCAATTGACAGTGTGTTGCAAATTGTAAGCATAAAAGTGACGTGTGTACCGTCATTCTGTGGTTGTGATGTTCTGTCATGTGATTGTTTTCGCAGAAAGCCATTCAGTTCTGGCCTCTTGTGTTGGACTTTGCCCCCTTTCATGTCGCCCCTCTCTGATTTTTACGAGTCTTATGCGTTAAAAATTGAACTGGGACGTAGCATCTGCTCTCAGCTAGATTTTATGCCCCACTGTACTCTGCATCAGTGTGTTATTCCCTTTGTCAGCATGGCCATCTACTATCTGGCAGAGTTAGTGATGACTATGCTGGCTCTGTCCTTCCATCAAGTGGTCAGCAGGTCAGCTTCAGTCGCATGCCACAGTGGCACGTTGGAGCTACCCCAAAGTCCTATCTGTCGCCCACTGCAAGCCCTTCGAGTCAGTGGCATTGCAAGATCACACAGTCGCTAAGACATTTACAGATGCATTTTATCAGATTTCAGTGCTGCATGTGTTATTTTGGGAGAGCATCTTTGCTGAATCGAGCTCCGATGTCACAGGATGTAGAAGAGTCTTCCTGAGCTTGCAAAGGGGGTGACTTTAAGTTGACTGTATTCCTGGTAAATAAATTACAGCTCTATCAGCTATATTACTTACCAATAAAAGGAATTTGCCACGTAAAATCTAAAGAAGCATGTTTTCACGCccagccttttgtttttaaatcatgaCTGTTTCCCAGCGTGGTCAGCTCGTTTGGGCTGGTGTGAACAAAGCAATTGCACTCAGCTCCAGAACAAATCAACTGGGCTGAGATTGGAGCAATTAGTTTGCACATGCCATGCATTGACACAGCAAACATGTGATGCAGGGGTCGTCTTAGACAGGAAAAATTCTGCCATAATCTAGAATTTCCagtcatttccatttaaataataaagacatttaaGCACTGAAATCAAAATAACAGTTGTTGTACAGAATTACAAATATTTGCAAATTTATCCCGAGTCATATTGTCACATTGATGCTGAACTAAATGGTATTGCACACTGCATTTCGCGTTGTCAGGAACATGCGGATGCCTGCTGTAGAGTAACACTAGTCAACACTGTTGCTGATGAGGCTGCATTTGCTGCTCGATTTATTTTAAGAACAATGTGGTCGTCTTTTAACCGAGCTCTTGCCCCCTACTGAAACTAAAAACATATTAACCTGAACATTTTTCATACACATAGTAAGAGAAGCGAACAGCCAACAATGTGGCAGAGTAGTTAAAGTTGTGTAATTTGGTGTGTACAGCAGATATTCTGTCTAAATATAGAAACGATTGACATCAATTTGACATGTCTGTTTAATCATGGTGCACAATTCAACATGTTCcccttttaaagtttttttttttttcagacggGTGGAGTTTAGTTGCATTTAGCCGACCTACACAGCCCTTTCTAATGAATATGACTTTTCTCATTCAGCATAAAGTTTGAAAATTGCCTGTGTATTATGAACAAGTGAGCATTAAAAAGAGAGTCATAGTTATTCTAAAAGCGAAGTGAAGGACAAATTCAGCAACATAAGGCCACTGTGGTCAAGTGAATTTCCGATAAGTAATGTCACAGCATTTAACTTTCAACTTTTGACCTgttactttttttctgtttctgttatatATCACCTTCAGAGTGGTTATTGTTCACAGTTATTGTTGCTCTGTTTTGAGGGATCGACAGCTTTAaggattttatctttttttttttttttttttttttttgtctgcatttgtctgcatagttgaacaccacagggtgtcaacattatatgaggttcatgcagttatattcttgcagctgaaagctttattacttcagtgcgtgagtgtgtgagcTTTAAGGATTTTATCTAATGTCTTACATTAGTAGATTGCATTAAGAGTTGGTAGTGAGCTTTCATGTACCATTTTTTGCCTCAGGCACACCCACTAATTCTTCCAAATGAAAAGAAGTAAAGAGTAACATCCTCATCCCTTCCTGTGCTGCCACCAATAGAAAGCTGTGAGgcactgtttttttgtcacGTGAGAAATGAATGCCACATAACCACCTGAGTGCTAAGCTTTCGTTTAGTTGTAAAACTAGTTTTAGAGTAAAGTCCACAGTCACATGATGCACACAGTGCTGCTGTAATCGTATTAAAGCCTTTGGTGTGTGGGAATTCCAGACTCTGGCACAGCTTCCCTCATCATTATCAAACTACCTGAGCCCTGGAGCCCTATTAAAACTGTAATCTTCATCCCAGCTCCAATGGGTTGTGTCATATCTAACTGTAATATCGTCATTTCACCTTAAACTGTGCAAAGACTTGATTAACAAGCTCTGCATCAGCTCATAACACATGTGCACTCCAGTGGAGATTTTAGACTTTACAATtcttaaaatgacaaagaagtTACCATGAGAGAAAGCATGATGACTAAGTTTTTTTTAGTCATCAGACTTGCTCCAACAAAATCATGAATAGAATAGTGTCATCAATTAGCCACCAGATGGCCTTGTATGCATTCATTTAGTAAGAAAGTCCTGCTCATTTATTTACAGCATTGTTTGCAGTAgttgtataaatataaataaaatattactaTTTATGATCTGTAACATATCACTATAAGTGATTAGCTAAATTATACATGTATTTTCAACACGCTGTTACATAGAGCTATACATTCCAATCTTTAAAACCAGTCAGCTCTAAAAATATAGTGTTTTTCTTGTCTGATTtgtaatggattttttttcttcttcccaaaaggaatgcattttgTCAGGCATCATGTCGGTGAAGGGGAAGAAGGTTCTGCACATGGACCGTAACTCCTACTACGGAGCTGAGAGCGCCTCCATCACACCTCTGGAGGATGTaagttgacctctgacccctgtgATTTGACATGAAGATCAGATGATTTAAACACAAGCAAGGAAGAGATGCAGACTATATTTTACTATAattaatgtttcttttgaaaTGTGCCAATATTCGCCATTTGCCTGCGGCTTGTTGCACAGTTTTCTGAAACGTTCTTGTGGCTTTCTGAATACGTTTCTCAGGTGGAAGTGGGAGTCATtggctgtgtttctgtttctctctacAGCTTTACAAGCGTTTCAGCCTTCCAGGGGCCCCTCCTGAGTCGATGGGAAAAGGCCGCGATTGGAATGTGGACCTCATCCCTAAATTCCTTATGGCCAACGGTATACTCATTTACTTATCTTTAATATCACATCCAGCTTACAGTTGTCTAACATTACAAACACCCTATGTCACCACGGAAACACCCAGTTGTGGCCTCATTTTGGTTCCTATGAAAGTAACGCTGTTGTATGTATCTCcttgtttcaggtcagctgGTCCGCATGCTGCTCATCACACAGGTGACTCGCTACCTGGACTTCAAAGTGATTGAAGGCAGTTACGTGTACAAGTCGGGCAAAATCCATAAAGTCCCCTCTACTGAGACTGAGGCTCTGGCATCTAGTGAGTCTTTTAAATTGTTAATCAGTTCGGTAGAAGCCTTGGTGCACATAAACACTGGGCTGGTTTCAGAATGCATTCACTGAACAAATGTCTCTTTTAAGGTCTGATGGGGTTGTTTGAGAAACGGCGCTTCAGAAAGTTCCTGATTTTCATCGCCAATTTCGACGAGAACGACCCCAAGACTATGGAAGGTGTTGACCCCAACAAGACGACAATGAGGGCCATTTTCCAGAAGTTTAGCCTGGGCCAGGAAGTCATTGACTTCACTGGCCACTCCCTCGCACTCTACCGCACAGACGAGTCAGtgctctttgtagttgttttatttattttttttttatttctttttaaaaatcccCCTAATTGCATATGATTGTGATGCTatgtttctctgcagccttGTTAAATTGTACGGTCAGCAGAGGTTtgaaatgtctttgtttctctgcatTCAGTTACCTGGACAAACCCTGCATCCAAACAATAAACAGGATAAAGCTCTACAGTGAGTCTCTGGCCAGATACGGAAAGAGCCCTTACCTCTACCCACTCTACGGCCTGGGAGAACTGCCACAAGGCTTTGCCAGGTAAGGGACTCCCCATTTGTTTAACATGTGGGTAAGGTTGATGTGCGTTTGATCACAATGCCAAGAAATGGAGCAGGAAATATACTTTTGGGAAATAGTTTCATATATTTAGGCACAAAACTGTATGAGTAATTTTAATctataatttaaattttttattcaaCCAATTAACCTGTAGGTAAGCATTTGATCAATCAGTGATATTTGGCCCTGCAAACTTCAAGTAAACAACAAATACACGCAGAGCACAATTAGAAACATACCCAGTGACGGTTGACATTAAAAAGAGAGGATCTACATTAAGTAAAAATCCAGTCTCTTAGACATTTTCTATTCCAGAACCAAGAGTTGAGCCCAGGAACGAGCTGTTACTGAGACAAACTGCCTCCTCTCAGATGCACTTTAGCACATTTTCTCGCAACAAtcctgcttttaaaaatgcCAAAGTAAAGCATACTGTGATGTGATACAAATGTAGATATTTGGAACATTTTTTAAGAAGACACAGACTGCTTTTGATCATTACATTTCCGAGTGTTTCCAAAAAGCCAAATTAATGGTTACAGATCATCTTTAATGTGTATCACCactgtcagaatcagaaaacatATTAGATATGAAGTTGACTTTGAATGTCCTGAACTGTGATTTCTTTCCAGACTGAGTGCTATCTATGGTGGGACGTACATGCTGAACAAGCCCATAGATGAGATTGTGGTGGAGAACGGAAAGGTGGTGGGAGTGAAGTCTGAGGGAGAGGTGAGCATGCTGGTCTCAGAGCAGTTGTGTTATATTTGTAAGCTATGGTTTACCAGTAAAATCAGGTTTAAatttgtatcattttatttcaatacCGTTTGAGTTATCGTCAGCTCTTACTCAGTCAGTGCCGTGTTTATGACCCACGTTTTGGTTTCTAATCTGTGGGTCAAGTTATGGCTATGGGAAATACCCTGACTGGGTTTTGCGTCACATCATGGTAGGAAGTAATATTGAATCAAAATGTTCAAGGATTAACAAATTTCACCTGGTTTGTTATTGATGTGGACAAATGATGTGTGACAGTAACCGTGGCTTTATGATATACCTATGAACTGTGCAATATTAAGAAGGAATAATGTCCCTACAGTCCCTGTTGTTTATATTCCACTCACCAGGAATTGAATATATCCCTCGAATCCTTAGTTGTCTTTTCCCTCTACAGATCGCAAGGTGCAAGCAGCTGATCTGTGACCCCAGCTACGTTATGGATCGCGTCAGCAAAGTGGGTCAGGTGATCAGAGTCATCTGCATCATGAGCCATCCCATTGGTAACACCGGCGACATCAACTCCTGCCAGATCATCATCCCCCAGAATCAGGTCAACAGGAAGCACGGTGAGCACGCAGAGGAAACTACAATTGATCTAGACTTGACAGTTTGTGGCATTACTAAGTAACCTTAAGTCTGAATAATCATTACTTGTAGCATTTCTAGAAATAACTATGGAAATGCAGCCACTGAAAGCTTTAATCCTCTTTCATTGGCCTTAAGTTTTGTTCAGTGTGCGAAACTGCAGATCTGGTGTTACATGTATGAAAtcctctgcagctgtttggGTTTTAACAGGTTTCTCATATAAGCTGATCCCCAGAGCAGTGAGATTGAGAGTTCATACACATAGACGCACAGTAAATGCAtgtttgtaaatgtatttacaaCACGTTGTATTTTTGTCTGGCAAAACCctacaagaaaaagaagaagttgcaCACttctaaaattaaaaccactgtagCTGAGTATTTGAACCGTCACAGTGAATTAGAGCGTTTTGTCCGGATGCTAATCGCTAGCACGGCAGCACTGCTTTTTAGTAGTAGTTTCTATAGTAGATTGTTTGTGCTTGTATAAACTATAAACTTAACGTTGCACTCTGAGTGGGTGTAAGCCACCCTGGGCACTAGTTTGACATGGGTGAGCATCTGAGTGTGAATAGTGATTCTCTACTTGATAATACAGAAGCATTTCCACTTAAACTCATACATAACACTTTCTACGTTAATTATTGACAGAATATAGTtgaaaaaaacagcattccCAATAACATGGCATGAATTTTATGTTGAgagttctgtttatttataggttaatcaAAGGATTGACTACTCACAAAAGAGACAATatattaattgaaaaaaataatcaatgcaGCCTGCCACAATGAAACCACCAGACTTTAACTTaagtttttctgtctttttccagaCATCTACGTCTGTATGATCTCCTTCGCTCACAACGTGGCAGCACAGGGTAAATATATCGCCATCGTCAGCACC
This portion of the Mugil cephalus isolate CIBA_MC_2020 chromosome 22, CIBA_Mcephalus_1.1, whole genome shotgun sequence genome encodes:
- the gdi2 gene encoding rab GDP dissociation inhibitor beta is translated as MNEEYDVIVLGTGLTECILSGIMSVKGKKVLHMDRNSYYGAESASITPLEDLYKRFSLPGAPPESMGKGRDWNVDLIPKFLMANGQLVRMLLITQVTRYLDFKVIEGSYVYKSGKIHKVPSTETEALASSLMGLFEKRRFRKFLIFIANFDENDPKTMEGVDPNKTTMRAIFQKFSLGQEVIDFTGHSLALYRTDDYLDKPCIQTINRIKLYSESLARYGKSPYLYPLYGLGELPQGFARLSAIYGGTYMLNKPIDEIVVENGKVVGVKSEGEIARCKQLICDPSYVMDRVSKVGQVIRVICIMSHPIGNTGDINSCQIIIPQNQVNRKHDIYVCMISFAHNVAAQGKYIAIVSTTVETGDPEKEIKPALDLLEPIEQKFVSISDQYVPTDMGNDSQIFISRSYDATTHFETTCDDIKDIYRRMTGSDFDFAEMERKKQDIFGDAAE